CCTGCCCTCCCATGATGTGCAACAGCCCCACCTGCCTGAGAACCCTAAGGTGACAATAAAGCATTTATGCTCAAGGTGAAGCTATAGCCTCCTGGTACCTCACAAGAGGGGACCCTAATAGTGGAGTAGTGGAGAGGGGCTGGGATCTGCAAAGGGAGGTTTTCAGCTGTGCCTGGGGCTGGGAACTGACCAGAAGGGGGTGCTGCTGTCTCTGGGTCAAGCCTCCCAAACAGAACGCCCCATTCCACAAGACCTCTCTCTGACCTGGGCAGAAGGCCCCTCCCCATCCAAACTCTTCCCAGGCCTAAAATGTCACCCCCTGTGCATTCTTCTTTTGGGGCCAGGTGCTGTAATACCACGAAGTGACCTTGCCTCCAAAAAGAATGAGTTGAGCCAAAACTGTTCCTTGGCCCTTCTGTAAAGGATTGGGCATTCTCAGGGCCCTGGAGAACAAAAATCCTGCTGGCCTCTGGTATCCACtggaagttttatttctttagggTTTTATCCCAACCAGTTGTTTAAAAACCAAGTAACACAGACCTGGGGGGTAAGGATTGGGAACTGcacctccctcctcctcaccATGGACGGCagtgggaaagagggaggggacaggagagGTGGCTAAAGCAAGACAGCAGCAGCAGTAATGGGGGCAGCTACACCACAGAGCCAGCTCCCTCCTCTCCTAGGCCCTGGCTAGAGCCCCTATGGCTTGGGGTAGGGGGGTGGGTAGAACCCACCCCAGgccctctccatccctcctcAGAGAGCCTCCTTGGGGGCTCAACCCATTTCTTCCagcaggagactgaggcacacagagaggaggaagtgggagaggaggatgctggagaggcagggaggtggcACAAATGAGGTGAGAGGTGTGGGTGAGGCTCCAGCTTGAAGGCCCTTGGACCCTCCACCTCCATGCCCATCCCTGGGAAGGGTGAGGAAGCTACATCATCACGCAGCATTTGGGGAGACGAGGGGGGTTTAAGGCTGAGAGGCCCCGAGGCAGGTGGGGGCGAGGGCCTCAGTCGAAGCCGTGCCAGTCACTGTGCTCTGAGTCGTATTCTAGCTCAGCACCCACGCACTTGACACCATCTAGCAGCATGGGTGTGCCGTGGTGTCGGTCTGCAAGGCAGGTGACAAGTCAGTATGCCAGGCTGGACCCTGGCCCCACCTACTCCAAGGGGACTCCTCTACCTTCCCTCCTGGCTCTGCTAGGGGATGGGGAGAAAGGCACCCACCAAGGAGGTTGGGGATGGGCCGGGACAAGGATCCCTTTTTCAGACTCAAGGAGGGTGGAAACTCCTTGCAGCCAAGTTGGTGCCTCCCTCCTCTAGCCAGACCCGGGCCTCGAGCTCTCACCCATGACGCGTGCCTGCACCATCACGCGCACGCAGGTGCCGGTGCCACCTTCGCAGGCTAGCAGCATCTCCTCCTTGAGGACGCCCTCCTTGTGCGCTGAGTACTCACACTTGATGCTGTAACCTGCCCGGGCGATCAGCACCTCTGCGgcctcccgcccccaccccccagcactcACTGGTCCCCACCCACCACCAAGACCTCCAGAGGAGCAAGGATGGCCCAGGACCCTACCCCCAGGGCTGGGCGCACAGGCCTCAGGAGCTTCCCATTCTTCATTGAGCTCTACATGCCTCTGCCTCCAGGCCAGAGGTCAAACTCAGGCTTCCAAGAGGTGGGATTCCCCAAAAAggcaggcagggagagagggtgatggggaggggaaaggagggcagggcagggcttgAGCAGATCTGGTGGCAAGAGGCCTGAGGGGGCTTGCTCAATCCACTTAAGGGTGAGGTCATTAGGCGGAGGTAGGGGGAAATGAAACTGAAGCTGGGGCTTCGGTACATGGTGAAACTGATACCCTAGCCTTTGGGAGAAGGGGGGTGCACTGAAGCTGGTAGGGTATAGAGAAGCAGCCCCAAGCCCAAGCCCAGGTCTGGCGGGTGCTGGGAGGTAGCTGCCCAGAGTCCCTGAGGTTCCAGTAGCTTTTTCCTGAGGTACAGGCAGAGGGAGGGCTAGAGGCCCAGAGCCAGTTCCTCAGTGGCTCCCATCGTCCCATTAAGGTAACTATCAGGCGATGAGCAGACATAGGCCAACTGTGTGAGCCCATGGACTTCTGTCCAGGGAGTGAGGCCTGGGGCATGGGACCTGCCAAGGTGCCACACTGCAAGACCATAAAGAGGCATCACGTCCGCTGATTGCTGAGCTGCCCATCAGCCCTAGATGGGGGAAGGAAGTACCCCATGCTCTCACTCCCACTCACACCCAGGCCCTGCTGGAGGAGGGCAGGCTTCCAGCATGCCAAGCAGGGTACGCACCTTCTGGGATGGGCATGACGCTGAGGAGCTTGAGGTGCAGGCTGGGGACAGGCGCCTCTCGGACCTCCTTGCTCAGCCTGCGCACTGGGGGCAGAGTGAAGGTAATCTCATACCTGTGCAGGATCTTCAGGAAGCCAACCTGcagcaggaggggtgggggaaggaggcacCTTCACTTACAGTCTCCCCCAGGGCCCACCCAGGTTGTGCCACTGATGATCCTGTGGGGCCCTACACTTGCTTCCTTgacaatcccaggggagcctgaCTCCCTCCATCACTCTAGTTGGTCCACACCCCTGGCCGGGTAGCTCCAGGCCCTTTCTCCAAGGACCCCATCCCTACAGCTTGGCCCACACACTCCTCAGCATGTCTCATGA
This DNA window, taken from Balaenoptera ricei isolate mBalRic1 chromosome 15, mBalRic1.hap2, whole genome shotgun sequence, encodes the following:
- the ADISSP gene encoding adipose-secreted signaling protein, giving the protein MAAANKGNKPRVRSIRFATGHDAEGSQSHVHFDEKLHDSVVMVTQESDSSFLVKVGFLKILHRYEITFTLPPVRRLSKEVREAPVPSLHLKLLSVMPIPEGYSIKCEYSAHKEGVLKEEMLLACEGGTGTCVRVMVQARVMDRHHGTPMLLDGVKCVGAELEYDSEHSDWHGFD